In Novosphingobium kaempferiae, the DNA window GCGCCCCGCCGTCGAGGCGGGCGAGAAGCTCGGCTTCCTGCCCGGCGACATGAAGGACAAGGTCGACCCCTACCTGCGCCCGCTCTACGACGCGCTCTACGACTGCATGCCGCCCGAGCAGGTGGAGCGTCGTCTGGCGAACGGAGAGATCGAGATCGCGCCGATCGCCTTCATGCGCGGCCGCACGCTGGCGGATGCCTTCGTCATCCTCGACGAAGCGCAGAACACCACGCGCGAGCAGATGAAGATGTTCCTCACCCGCTTCGGCCAGAACAGCCGCATGGTAGTGTGCGGAGACCCGCGCCAGGTCGACATCCCCGGCGGCGACCGCCACTCCGGCCTTGCCGACGCGGTATCGCGACTGGAAGGCGTGGAAGGCATCGCCGTCACCCGCTTCACCGCGGCAGACGTGGTGCGCCATCCCATCGTGGGGCGGATCGTCGAGGCTTACGAGGGGCCGACGGAGTAACGCCCTGCGCGGATGGGCCCTTCGCTCGGCTGCGACCCTTCGACAAGCTCAGGGTGAGCGGGCTTGAAGCGTGCAGCCCCACACCTCGTCATTGCGAGCGCAGCGAAGCAATCCATGTCGGCGCCATGCGGCTGGATTGCTTCGCTGCGCTCGCAATGACGAACTTCTATTTTCTGCTCAGGTCGAGAGCGCCCGCCTGAAGACCGCCAGCGGTCCCGGATCAAGTCCGGGACGACGCCATCACGCCTCTCCGCCCCTCACTCCTCCTTGAGCGACTGCGCCTTCTTCGCCTCGCCGTCGTCCAGTTCCTTGCGCGAGATGCCGAGCAGTCCGGCCAGCTTGTCCTTCTCGGCGGGCTTGAGGTCCGCATAGGCGCGCGGGGCGGGCAGGTTGGCGGTGGAGGCCTTCACCTTCTCGACGATGGCGGGCATCTCCTTCATCAGCCGGGGCATCAGCGCCTGCATCCGGTTCATCACTTCGGGCGACATCATGATGATGTAGGATTCGGCCGCATAGGCCTTGCCGGTGGGCGTGGCGAAGAAGGCGTTCATCTCCTGAAGCTGCTTCGCGTCGAACCGCCCGGCATAGGCGCTGGCGAGCCCCTCGCGGATGTCGGGCTCGAACTGGGTCATCAGGCCCATCATGTCGGTCATCATGGTGCGGGTGGACACCTGCATGCGCTGCTTGAAGGCGGGATCGTAGATCTCCATGATCTGCGCCATGGTGCCGCTGCCCAGTTGCGAGGTATCGACGCCGCTGATCCCGGCAAGATCCTTCAGCGGCATCTGCATCATGGAGTCCATGATGGAATCCATCATCTTGTCCATCGTGCCGTTCATGATCCGCCCGTAGGTGCCGAGCGGGAACACGTAGTCCACCGTCTGCTTCGCGGCAGCAAGGCGCGCCGGATCGGTCGCGACAGGCTCTGCGGCGAAGGCAGGAGAAACGGACGCGAGCAGGGCCGCGCAGGCGGTGAGGACGAAGCGCATCTGAGATACTCCCATGGGGTCCGCATGAACGGGACGGCGCGATGCATATCCCGTTCGCCGCAATGGGAAAAATGAAAAGGGTGCCGGTCACGCGATGGCGCGCGCAGCGGGGGCTTCGACAAGCTCAGCCTGACCGGAATTAGAGGTAATCTCCAAAACCCGCTCAGGCTGAGCTTGTCGAAGCCCCCTCGGCAGGGTCCAACCTATCCCGCTCGCAATGACGACGGTAGGGTAATGGAAAGGGCGGTGGGCCCTTACAGCCCCGCCTGCAGCAGCCACTCGTGGAAAATGCGCACCGGGCGCGATTCCAGTGACTTGGGGCGGCAGACGAACCAGTAGCGGTACGGGCTTTCCACCTCGACGTCGTAGAGACGCGCCAGCCGCGTGTCGTGCGCGCGGCGGAAGTGGTCGTCGTGCATGATCGCGATGCCGAGGCCCTGCGCCGCCGCTTCCAGCACGAGCTGGCCGGAATCGAAGCGATCGACCGAGGCCGGATCGAGGTCGGGCATGTCGATCGCCCGCTTCCACGCCTCGAGGCTGTCGGGCAGATCCTGATGGATCAGGAAGGTCTGACGCGACAGCTTGGCCTCGTCCGGCACCGAGCCCATCTCGTCCGCCAGCGCCTGCGAGGTGATGGCGTAGACCTTGTTGTGATCGAGCTGGACGCGGTAATACTGCGGGTCCGGCTCCTTCGCCAGGATGATCGCCGCGTCGAGCGTATCGCCCACGCGATCCTCCAGATGCGCGCCGGTGTCGATGTCGATGTGCAGGCGCGGGTGCAGCTTGCGCAGTTCCGGCAGGCGCGGGAACAGGCGCTGGCCGCCGAACAGCGAGGGCACGCCCAGATGCAGGCGCAGCACCTGCCCGCGATCGATCTGCGCCTCGACCGCCTCGGCCAGCTCCTCCAGCTTCGGGGCGATGGCGGTGTAGAACGCTTGGCCCTCGTCGGTCAGCTTCATCGCCTGGTGCTGGCGGGTGAACAGCCGCTTGCCGGTGAAGTCCTCAAGCGCGGCGACGCGGCGCGACAGCGCCGAGGGGCTGAGCGCGAGTTCGTTGGCGGCCGCCTTGGCGGAACCGAGGCGAACGACGCGCACGAACGCTTCGAGCGCGCGCAGAGGGGGTAGACGACGTACAGGCAATAGACTGTCTTTTCACTCAGCTGTGGCCATCGCCGGAAGCCCGGCGACGACGGTTACTCTGCCTCTCTCTCCAACTCTTCCACCGGCGGATGCAGCCGAAGCCGCGTCACGCGCCGTTCGTCTCCATCGGTGACCTCGATCTTCCAGCCGCTGTCGTGGTCCAGGACGGCGCCCACTTCGGGCACCTGCCCGGCCAGCACGAAGGCAAGGCCGCCAAGGGTTTCCACCGATTCCTCGACTTCGGCAAGGCGCGGATCGATCCGCTGCGCCACTTCGTCGAGTTCCGCTCGGGCGTCCGCGTCCCACATCCCGTCGTCGATTGCAACCAGCAACTCCTCGGGAGCATCGTCGTGCTCGTCCTCGATGTTGCCGACGATCTCCTCCACCAGATCCTCGATGGTGATGATCCCGTCGGTGCCGGTGTACTCGTCGATGACGACCGCAAGGTGCGTGCGCTGGGCGCGCATGTCGGCCAACACGTCCAGCGCCCCGCGCGACTGCGGCACGTAGAGCGGCTGGCGCATCAGCGTGGTCCAGTCCTCCGGCGGCGGCGCGCCGCGCGCCAGCAGCGGGAACACGTCCTTGATGTGGATCATGCCCTTGATGGCGTCGAGCGTCTCTCCGTAGACCGGCATGCGGCTGTGGCCGTGCTCGGCGAAGGCTTCCACCACGTCGGCCCAGCTGGCCGATGCGGGAATCGCCACGATCTCGCTGCGCGGGATCGCCACGTCGTCCGCGTCGTGCTCGCTGAAATGCAGGAGGTTGCGCAGCATCTGCCGCTCGATCGGCGAAAGATCGCCGCTGACGGTCGAGGCGCCCTCGGGATCGCCTTCGTGCTCGTTGATGACCTCTTCAAGCTGGGCTCGCAGGGACTGGTCGCCCTCTGCCTGGAAAAGCCGCTTGAAAGCACGCCAAAGCGTGTTGGTACTGTCGCCTTCTCCGGAAGCGGAGTCGGTGTGGCGGCCATTGTCGGCCATCGTTCGGTATTACCCCTGTTGCCTAAGTGCGGTCCCCATATGGGTCGGGAATGCCTAAAATCGCAAGTGCCTTTGTTTCGAGCGCTTCCATCGCCTCGGCATCCTCGTCCGAAGTCTCGTGGTCGTGCCCCGCCAGATGGAGCAGGCCGTGGATGATGAGGTGGCTGGCGTGGTGCTCCACCGGCACCCCCTTCTCCGCCGCCTCGCGCGTGCAGGTCTCGCACGCGAGGGCAAGGTCGCCCAGCATCTCGGGCGGGCCGTCCTGCGCCAGATCGAGCAGCGCGTCGCGCTCCAGCATGGGGAAGGAGAGCACGTTGGTCGGCTTGTCCTTGGCCCGCCATTCGCGGTTGAGGACGTGGACCTCCTCGTCGCTGGTGAACAGCAGGCTGGCGGTGAGGCGCGGGTTGTCCAGCTCCGGCGCCAGCGTGACGAGCGCCTCCAGCGCCGCTTCGGCAAGGTCGGCCCAGTCGGTGCCGGGTGCCCAGGGGGCTTCGATGTCGATTTCGAGATCCATCGCCGGGCTTTATCGCGGGGCGCGGTGCGGGTCGAGCGCCATGCGCGCACTCCCCCACCACTTCGTCATTGCGAGCGCAGCGAAGCAATCCAGCGACCTCGCGCAACGCCGGATTGCTTCGCTGCGCTCGCAATGACGAAAGGAGGGATGCGTCCGGCGAGAGCCTCGGGGAGAGAGGAAACGATCGACGAAACCCCGCCGGACAGCGCCTTCATACCCCACCCCGGACGCGCGGCCCATTGTGCCAAGGGCCAGCTTGCCATACCGGGCGCGGCATGAGCAGGCTCGATTCCCACCTCGAGGCGGCGCTGGAGCGCGTGACCCGCGCAGGTCGGCGGCGCGAGCTTCGCGCCACGGCGCTGCTGCCGCAAGGCCGCGTGGAGCGCGCCGGGCGAACGCTGATCGACTTTTCCAGCAACGACTACCTCGGCCTCGCCCGCCATCCGCTGCTGGTGGAGCGCTCCGCCGAATGGGCCGCGCGCGACGGCGCGGGCTCGGGCGCATCGCGGCTGGTGACGGGGACGAGCGCGGCGCACCTCGCCTTGGAAGCCCGGATCGCGGCGTTCAAGCACTGCGAGGCGGCGCTCATCTTCGCGAGCGGGTGGCAGGCCAACGCGGCAGTGATCCCGGCGCTGCTGGCGGCCATTCCCGGCATCGCCGTCTTCACCGACCGCCTGATCCACGCGAGCATGCACGCCGGCATCGCCATGGCCGGGGCGCGCCAGCACCGCTTCCACCACAACGACCTCGACCACCTCGAAACGCTGCTGGCGGAAAAGGGCGCCGACGCCCCGGCCCGCCTGATCCTGACCGAAAGCGTGTTCTCGATGGACGGCGACCGCGTCGACATCGCCCGCCTGACCGAGATCGCCGAGCGCCACGACGCCGCCCTCTTCGTCGACGAGGCGCACGCGACGGGCGTGCTCGGCCCGGAAGGGCGCGGGCTTTCGGCACTGGTGCCGGGCAAGGTCGATCTCGTCATGGGCACCTTCAGCAAGGCGCTGGGCGGGTTCGGGGCCTATGTGGCCGGGTCGCGCGTGCTGATCGACTACCTCGTCAACGCGGCGAGCGGGTTCATCTTCACCACCGCGCCGCCGCCCGCCGTGCTGGGCGCGGTCGATGCCGCGCTGGACCTGATCCCCGGCATGGATGCCGAGCGCGCGCACCTTGCCGCGCTGGGCGAGCGTCTGCGCGGTGGCCTGACGCGCCTCGGCCTCGACCACGGCGCGTCCTCGACCCAGATCGTGCCCGCCGTCATCGGCGCGGAGGAGGATGCCATGGCGCTCTCCGCCAGGCTGGAGGACGCGGGCTTCCTCGCCTCCGCCATCCGTCCGCCGACGGTGCCGCCGGGCACCAGCCGCCTGCGCATCGCCCTGCGCGCCACGCATGAAGAGGGCGACATCGACGCCCTGCTCGCCGCGATAGAGTCGCTTCGGTGAAGCTGCTGTTCGCCCACGGCTGGGGCTTCGACCGCACTTTCTGGACGCCGCTGATCGCGCTCCTGCCGGAATGCGAGGCCGTGACCGACGACCGCGGCTACTTCGGTGCGCCTGCCGAACCTCTCGTCGAAGGCCCCTGCATCGCGGTGACGCACTCGTTCGGGACCATGCGGGTGCTCTCCGCCCCGCCGCCGGGACTGGTAGGCGTCGTCGCGATCAACGGGTTCGAGCGCTTCAGCGGCGATACGGGCGTCCCCGTCCGCGTGCTCGACCGCATGATCCGCCGCTTCGCCACCGACCCGCGCGCGGTCCTCACCGAGTTCCGTCACAGCGTCGGCTGCACCGACCCGTTCGGCGAGATCGCCCCCGAACCGCTCGCCGCCGACCTCCTGCGCCTGCGCGACGCCTGCGCGACGCTCCCGCAAGTGCCGGTACTGGCGATCCACGGCGAGGCCGACCCGCTGCTCCCGCCCGCCATGCGCGCGGCCACCTTCGCCGGGGCCGATGTGCAGCGCATCGACGCGGCGGGCGGCCACCTGCTGCCCCTCGAAGCGCCGGACCTGTGCGCCGCCGCCATTCGCGGGATGCTCGGGCATGTCTAGGCGCGACCGCATCCGCAGCGCCTTCGCCGCCGCGCCGGACTACGACGGCAACGCCCGCGTGCAGCGCGACGTGGCCGACCGCCTCGCCGCGCGCATCGCCGCACTGGACCTGCCCTCCAGCCCCCGCGTGCTGGAGATCGGCTGCGGCACCGGCTTCCTGACGCAAGCGCTGGCCGCGCAGGGCCTTGGCGGCGAGTGGCTCGTCACCGACATCGCGCCCGAAATGGTGGAGCGCTGCAAGGCCCGCCTCGCCGCCCCGCAACCGGGCCGCACGCTGCGCTTCGCCACTCTCGACGGCGAACACGGCACGCCCGGGGGGGCGCCCTTCGACCTCATCTGCTCCAGCCTTGCAGTGCAGTGGTTCGACGATGCGCCCGCCGCGCTCGCGCGCCTGTCGCAGTGGCTGGCGCCCGGCGGCCACCTCGTCGTCACCACGCTCGGCCCCCACAGTTTCCGCGAGTGGCGCGCCGCGCATGAGGCCGAGGGCATCGCCCCCGGCACCCCCGCCTTCGCGCCCGTGGAGAGCTTCGCCACGCTCTCGCCCGAGACGCTTCTGGTGGAAGACCACCTTGAGCGCCACCCCGATCCGCGCGCGTTCCTGCGCGCCGTGAAGGCCATCGGTGCGGGCACTTCCGCCCCCGCGCACCGCCCCCTCACCCCTGCGCAGCTGCGCCGCGTCATGGCCCGTTTCGCCCAAAGCGGATGCGAAGTGACCTACGAAGTCGCGACCTGCCACTTGCGCCGCGCCCCGACCTTTCCTTACGTGAGCCCCTCATGACTTCGCGCCCCATCATCGTCACCGGCACCGATACCGGCATCGGCAAGACCGTGTTCGCCGCCGCGCTCGCGGGTGCGCTGGGCGCGCATTACTGGAAGCCGGTGCAGGCCGGGATCGAGGAGGAAGGCCCCGACGCGCAGCGCGTGGCGTATCTCGGCGGGCTGCCGCAGGGCAAGGTGCTGGCCGAAGCCTACAGCCTCGCCACCCCCTGCTCCCCCCACCTCGCCGCCGAGATCGACGGCGTGACCATCGACACCGACCGCCTCGCGCTGCCGCAGGTCGATGGCCCGCTGGTGGTCGAGGGCGCGGGCGGCGCGCTCGTCCCGATCTCCCGCAGCGAAACCTACGCCGACCAGTTCGCCCGCTGGGGCGCCCCGGTGGTGCTGGTGGCGCGCACCACGCTGGGCACCATCAACCACTCGCTGCTCTCGATCGAGGCGCTGCGTTCGCGCGGCGTCGAAGTGCTCGGCGTCGCCTTCGTCGGCGATGCGGTGGAGGACAGCGAGGCGACCATCTGCGCGATGGGCGGCGTCAAACGCCTCGGCCGCCTGCCCCGCCTCGATCCGCTGACGCCCGAAACGCTCGCCGCCGCCTTCGCCGCGAATTTCCGCGTGGAGGACTTCGCGTGAGTTCGGCGATCTGGCACCCCTTCACCCAGCACGGGCTGGAAGAGCCGATCCCCCTCGTCACCCATGCCGAAGGGGCACTGCTCCACACGGCGGACGGCCGCACGGTGATCGACGCGATCTCTTCGTGGTGGGTGACGACGCACGGCCACTGCCACCCGCGCATCATGGCCGCCGTGGCCGAGCAGGCGGGGAAGCTGGACCAGCTGATCTTCGCGGGCTGGACGCACGAGCCGGCGGAGGCCGTCGCCGCCGGGCTGCGGGCGATCATGCCGCCCGAATTGACGCGGGTGTTCTTCTCCGATTCCGGCTCCACCAGCGTCGAGGTCGCGCTGAAGATGGCGCTCGGCTACTGGCATGCGCAGGGTGAGGCCCGCCACCGCATCGTCGTGATGGAGCATTCCTACCACGGCGACACCATCGGCGCGATGTCGGTCGGCGCGCGCGGGGTGTTCAACCAGCCTTACGAGCAGCTGCTGTTCGACGTCGGCCGCATCCCCTACCCCGCCGCCGGGGCGGAGCAGGTCACGCTAGACGCGCTGGAAGCCCTGTGCCGCGAGGGCGATATCGCCGCGCTGATAGTCGAGCCGCTGATCCTCGGCTCGGGCGGCATGCTGGTCTACGGGCCGGAAACGCTGCGGGCGATGCGCGAGATCTGCGCGCGGTACGGCGTCCTGTTCATCGCCGACGAGGTGATGACCGGCTGGGGCCGCACCGGCACCCTGCTGGCGTGCGAGCAGGCAGGCGTGGTGCCCGACATCCTGTGCCTGTCGAAGGGCCTGACCGGCGGTGCGCTGCCGCTGGCAGTGACGATGGCGACCGAGCCGATCTTCGCCGCGCACTGGTCCACCGACCGGGCGAAGATGTTCTTCCACTCCTCCAGCTACACCGCCAACCCGATCGCCTGCGCCGCCGCCGCCGCCAACCTCGCCATCTGGCGCGAGGAGCCGGTGCGCGAATGCGTCGCCGACCTCGCCCGGCGTCAGGCCGCGTGGCTGGAGAAGCTCGGCCGCTTCTGCCATTTCGAAAACCCGCGCACGCTCGGCACCATCGCCGCGCTGGACCTGCGGACGGGCGGGGAGACGGGCTACATGAACGACCTCGCGCCCCGGCTGCTTGCCTTCTTCCGCGAGCGCGACGCGCTGCTGCGCCCGCTGGGCAACACCGTCTACGTGATGCCGCCCTACTGCATCACCGACGATCAACTCGACGAAGTGTGGAACGCCATCGGCGAGGCCGTCATCTCGTTCTGAGCCGCGCCACAGCGCCGCTTCCCCACCAATGCCGCAACCGATGATCGCGTGGCGAGCAGCGACCACGCGCGCGCTGTAGGCATCGCGCCACACTTCGGGCCGAAATGCGGCATAGGCTCGAAATTGCTATTGCGAATGATCCGCAATCCTACTAGCGGCCCCTGCAATCGAGTGGAAACGCTCCAGGCAGGGGACCAATAATGAAGTTCAAGTTCGCTCTCATGCTGGGCAGCGCCTATGCGCTCAGCGCCATGCCCGCGATGGCACAGGCTCCGGCCGAAGAGCCCGGCAGCGACGAGATCGTCGTCACCGGCAAGTATACCATCGACAACAAGATCGACACCGCGACCGGCCTCGGCCTCTCGGTGCAGGAAACGCCGCAGTCGGTCAGCATCATGACCTCGCAGCGCATCCTCGACCAGAACCTCATCAGCGTTAAGGACGTGATCGTGAACAGCGTCGGCGTGTCGGCCAACGAGGTCGACGACGTTCGCAACAGCTTCTTCGCGCGCGGCTTCGAGATCCGCAACACGCAGGTCGACGGCGTCCCCGCCGCCTGGACCCTCGCCGGCGGCAACGGCGAGACCAGCATCGACGTCTCGATCTACGAGCGCGTCGAGATCGTGCGCGGCGCCACCGGCCTGCTCTCGGGCGCGGGCGACCCGTCGGCCTCGGTCAACCTCGTGCGCAAGCATGCCGACGCCACCGAGCTGACCGGCTACGCCAGCGCCAGCATCGGCAGCTGGAACACCTGGCGCCTCTCCGCCGATGTCAGCGGTGCACTTACCTCCGACGGTCGCGTGCGCGCCCGTGCGGTCGGCCGCTACGAGGAAGGCGACTTCTACATGGACATCCAGCACCGCAAGAAGTGGGTGCTGTACGGCGTGATCGAGGCCGACCTGACCGACTCCACGCTGGTCCGCGCCGGCATCAGCCACCAGGACACCAAGCCCAAGGGCGCAAGCTGGGGCGCGCTGCCGACCTTCTACACCGACGGCACGCTGACCGACCTGCCGCGCTCGCAGGCGACGGCCGCCGACTGGACCTACTGGAACTCCACCAACCAGAACATCTTCGCCACTGTCCGCCAGGGCTTCGGCGACCGCTGGAACCTGACGGTCAACTACAACCGCCTGCGCAACACCGGCGACACCCAGCTGCTCTACATGTACGGCGGCGTCGACAAGGCGACCGGCACGCTGGAATCGAGCAACCCCTACAAGTCCAAGGGCGTCAGCACCCAGAACAGCATCGACGCGCAGCTGAAGGGTGAATTCACCCTGTTCGGCCGCGACCACGAAGTCGTCCTCGGCGCGCTGTACAGCGAACTGAAGCGCCACACCGACAACTTCGTTGCACCCTATACCGAGAACAATCCGGCATGGGGCACGGGGCTGAACTCGTGGGCCACGAACACCCCGTTCATCGGCCAGAAGGGCCTGCCCTTCCCCGAGCCGGTCTGGGGCACCACCCCCGTCCGCAACGAGCAGGAGCGCATCGAGCAGACCGGCTACTACGGCGCACTGCGCATGAACGTCGCCGATCCGCTGAAGATCATCGTCGGCGGACGCCTCGCCAGCTGGAACCAGAAGGGCTTCGCCTGGAGCGGCACCAGCGACTATGGCGATGACAACGTGTTCATCCCCTATGTCGGCGCGCTCTACGACATCACGCCGAACCACCGCGTCTATGCCAGCTACACCAAGATCTTCCAGCCGCAGAACCTGCGTGACCGCAATCTGAACCTGCTCGATCCGCTTGACGGCAACGCCTACGAAATCGGCCTGAAGAGCAGCTTCTTCAACGACGCGCTGCAGACCTCGGTCGCGCTGTTCCGCATCGAGCAGGACAACGTCGGCATCACCGACGGCGAGCCGATCGCGGTTCCGGGCACCAACCCGGTCCAGCCGTATCGCGCGGCGCAGGGCGTCACCAGCAAGGGCTTTGAGGTCGAAGTCACCGGCCAGCCGCTCGAAGGCTGGAACGTCAACGCCAGCTACAGCCAGTTCAAGGCCGAGGACGCCAATAACGTCGCCGCGAATCCCGACCAGCCGCGCAAGCTGCTCAAGATCTTCACCACCTACGACCTGCCGGGCTTCCTCGAAGGCCTGACCGTCGGCGGCGGCGTGAACTATCGCAGCAAGAGCTATTCGGACGGCACAAACCCGTACCTCTTCGATGCCGACGGCGACCCCGTACCGTTCCGCTTCCAGCAGAAAGGCTACACCCTGGTCAGCCTGATGGCGCGCTACAGCGTCACCGAGCAGCTGCAGATCCAGGGCAACCTGGAGAACCTGTTCGACAAGAAGTACTACAGCCAGACCGGCTCGTTCAGCCAGTACCGCTACGGCGCGCCGCGCAACTTCACGGTCAGCGCGAACTACAAGTTCTGATCGGCAAGGTCTGATCGGCTACGGGGGGCCGCCGCACATCGCGGCGGCCCTCTTGCTTTCATACGGCCCTTCTCGTCATTGCGAGCGCAGCGAAGCAATCCGTTGGCCATCCGATGCCGCTGGATTGCTTCGCTACGCTCGCAATGACGAACGGAAGGCCTTCTACAAGTCCATCACGCTCGGCTTGCTGGAGCGTTCGATCATCCCCGTCGTCGTCGCGCCGTCCCAGGTGTAGACCGCATGGGCCTGCTGGACGATGGGCCAGTCCTTCGGCCAGTCCGGCGGCAGCACATGCCCGCCGCGCGACCGGGTGTTGGCGAAAGTCCGCCCGCCGATGGCGATGCGTCTGCCGTCCACCGTCTCCAGTTCGCAGGACACGTCCTCCCCGCCCGTCACCAGCCGCCGCAACCAGGGGATGACCACCGGCCGCGCGCCGGTGCGAACTCCGTCCTCGATGATCCACCCTTCGGAATAGCTCGGCGGCTCGCCTTCGCGCGGCGGGTAGGAGTTGAAGCCGAAGGCGCGCCCGTCCGGGAACACGGCGGACTGCCAGCAATGCCCCCAGAACCCCGCGAAGGCGCGGAATCCCGTGCGGCGGATGCGCAGGCCATTGGCCCGGAACGTCCGCGCCTCGCCGTCGATGGTCAGGGTGCCTGTGGCGCGGAACAGCTGTTCGTAGCGCGGGCTCATGTAGTCGCCCTGCTTGCCACCCAGCGCCTCGGCCGCTTCGGGCAGGATCGAGCCCGGCTCCCACGGGATCGCGGCCATCTCCATATCGACGGAGAAGGACACCTCGCTCCACGCGGTCTCGGCGAAGTCCGGGTTATCGAGGATCTCCTGCGCGCTGGTCCGCGCCACCGGCCCTTCGAACGCCACGGTCCAAAGACGGAACGGCTCCACGCACTCGAAGCGCACCGGCCCGGTCCCGCGCACGGTGGGGCGCCCTTGCGCGTCATAGGCGGGATGCGTCTCCCCGTCGCCGCGCCGCGACCACAGGCGACCATCGGCAAAGGCGATGTCGAGCCAGAGTTCGTGCCGGTCCCACTGCGCGCCCACCGCCTCGACGCCG includes these proteins:
- a CDS encoding TonB-dependent siderophore receptor yields the protein MKFKFALMLGSAYALSAMPAMAQAPAEEPGSDEIVVTGKYTIDNKIDTATGLGLSVQETPQSVSIMTSQRILDQNLISVKDVIVNSVGVSANEVDDVRNSFFARGFEIRNTQVDGVPAAWTLAGGNGETSIDVSIYERVEIVRGATGLLSGAGDPSASVNLVRKHADATELTGYASASIGSWNTWRLSADVSGALTSDGRVRARAVGRYEEGDFYMDIQHRKKWVLYGVIEADLTDSTLVRAGISHQDTKPKGASWGALPTFYTDGTLTDLPRSQATAADWTYWNSTNQNIFATVRQGFGDRWNLTVNYNRLRNTGDTQLLYMYGGVDKATGTLESSNPYKSKGVSTQNSIDAQLKGEFTLFGRDHEVVLGALYSELKRHTDNFVAPYTENNPAWGTGLNSWATNTPFIGQKGLPFPEPVWGTTPVRNEQERIEQTGYYGALRMNVADPLKIIVGGRLASWNQKGFAWSGTSDYGDDNVFIPYVGALYDITPNHRVYASYTKIFQPQNLRDRNLNLLDPLDGNAYEIGLKSSFFNDALQTSVALFRIEQDNVGITDGEPIAVPGTNPVQPYRAAQGVTSKGFEVEVTGQPLEGWNVNASYSQFKAEDANNVAANPDQPRKLLKIFTTYDLPGFLEGLTVGGGVNYRSKSYSDGTNPYLFDADGDPVPFRFQQKGYTLVSLMARYSVTEQLQIQGNLENLFDKKYYSQTGSFSQYRYGAPRNFTVSANYKF